In Phyllopteryx taeniolatus isolate TA_2022b chromosome 1, UOR_Ptae_1.2, whole genome shotgun sequence, the following proteins share a genomic window:
- the LOC133479813 gene encoding epithelial cell-transforming sequence 2 oncogene-like isoform X1, which yields MEKKLNSHTLFSCWTPLSNHIENMQLFEERISLVLHWFDLWTDRQRKHMLHSLLTRCTKPQLRYCRDLLTEKLPLTQADFTAMLPRFLSLYIMSFLPPLDLCSAAQVSWHWRVLSEQDCLWARRCIRQGWFLPYTPGEKEFGAWKNHFISCLNTLDWLTPREAAHQYRTFNQPCEEVEEEEERLKESRMRQMIRANIQEEKRIAMRTRKGWSSSTKLGESRSHSIQSQTTILGTIFRTSGPPGLSLSTSSGLSLEKNMSRVSGPLSNYISRPAPLQSSSIYRHPATCLLLVSNRIPAYELVLSGVKADVIVVLYDHRGTLSALLCQVEGAVSGRTFQRLGLLAPGGTEEIHLFHNSCLSDRTLLTPAHRDFWEKLSMLVAPAEQSGGIDIFSPCAASTSGMAFMQKLAAVTGLKVWAPMGLATGSFQNSVCYPSSVFGDWSDGSISAIGLSDPQPGGPALHYISEPVLQGWCRQVQWMEEALGEMKSCLDFRLQQVGLQAWGRALGHSLWERVRLEDLCLSEDLSMALTEGLTVLTKQEEMRPFEFLAAFLTKWSDEEEAREEKQVSQCSLVSGHPQTHFDWRGVIVRELQLSEFLYISRLSALVKAYQEPLTAALNSNRAILSFADMHVVLSPIAQILDLNRGFKVDLDARLQQWGAEQCVGDVCVKLCTHFRVYTNYLNNYTTALSTIDKCRDAKPAFRAFLKRTDRTLATHMLSLQELLLCPVWRIQEYTTLLQALTLHTHDSHPDHTHLSSALNTMQRYTKFIQNLKRNCERDRLLEETQQMIQDCPRLREGNRQLITSQEAALLYSPNDHIPESLRTYEHVADVSLFLFSDMLVLTRRKKQHTPFTVVHRSTHTFLASVTLASLTVRRITHSRYVKHAFILEGPSRSWVCATERGDQMKHFLCVLSSAMQTTLTST from the exons ATGGAGAAGAAGCTGAACTCCCACACTCTGTTCAGCTGCTGGACCCCGTTGAGCAACCACATCGAGAACATGCAG TTATTTGAAGAAAGGATCAGTTTAGTGCTCCACTGGTTTGATCTGTGGACTGACCGACAGAGGAAACACATGCTGCATTCTCTTCTCACACGATGCACCAAGCCTCAGCTCAG GTACTGTAGAGATCTGCTGACTGAAAAACTTCCGTTGACCCAAGCGGATTTCACAGCGATGCTACCCCGTTTCCTGTCACTTTACATCATGTCCTTCCTGCCCCCTCTGGACCTTTGCTCTGCCGCCCAAGTCAGTTGGCACTGGAGGGTTCTATCTGAACAG GACTGTCTGTGGGCGAGGCGCTGCATACGACAAGGTTGGTTTCTTCCCTACACACCCGGAGAAAAAGAGTTTGGCGCTTGGAAGAACCACTTCATCTCTTGTCTCAACACACTGGACTGGCTGACTCCTCGTGAGGCAGCACACCAGTACCGGACATTTAACCAACCATGTGAAGaggtagaagaagaagaggagagaCTAAAAGAGAGCAGAATGAGGCAGATGATCAGAGCAAATATTCAAGAGGAGAAGA GAATAGCAATGAGAACCAGGAAAGGCTGGAGCAGCAGCACAAAGTTGGGGGAATCTAGAAGTCATAGCATCCAGAGCCAAACAACCATCCTTGGGACAATATTCAGGACCTCTGGACCTCCTGGCTTGAGTCTGTCCACAAGCAGTGGCCTGagcttggagaaaaacatgagcAG AGTTAGTGGCCCGCTGTCTAACTACATCTCCAGACCTGCACCACTACAGTCCTCCAGCATCTACAGACATCCTGCAACCTGCTTGCTGTTGGTCTCGAATAGAATTCCTGCTTACGAG CTGGTGCTGAGCGGCGTCAAGGCAGATGTAATTGTGGTCCTCTACGACCACCGAGGGACCCTGTCGGCACTGTTGTGCCAGGTGGAGGGGGCTGTTTCTGGGCGCACCTTTCAAAGGCTCGGCCTGTTAGCACCTGGAGGAACAGAGGAAATCCACCTATTTCACA ACAGCTGTTTATCAGACAGAACCCTTCTCACTCCAGCCCACCGAGATTTCTGGGAAAAACTGTCCATGCTAGTGGCCCCTGCTGAGCAAAGCGGTGGGATAGACATTTTCTCGCCATGTGCGGCATCAA CCTCAGGCATGGCATTCATGCAGAAGCTTGCCGCTGTTACAGGTCTGAAGGTTTGGGCACCAATGGGTCTCGCCACTGGAAGTTTTCAAAATA GTGTTTGTTACCCATCCTCAGTCTTTGGTGATTGGTCTGATGGTAGTATCAGTGCCATCGGGCTCTCCGACCCACAACCGGGAGGGCCAGCGCTCCATTACATCAGTGAGCCAGTCCTGCAGGGCTGGTGCAGACAGGTACAGTGGATGGAGGAAGCACTCGGGGAGATGAAAAGCTGTCTGGATTTCCGGCTTCAGCAGGTTGGCCTTCAAGCCTGGGGCAGAGCTCTGG GTCATTCATTGTGGGAGAGAGTCCGTCTTGAGGATCTGTGTTTGTCCGAAGACCTTAGCATGGCGCTCACTGAAGGACTCACTGTTCTCACCAAACAGGAAGAG ATGAGACCGTTTGAGTTTCTCGCTGCCTTCCTGACGAAATGGAGTGACGAGGAGGAGGCCAGAGAGGAAAAACAAGTGTCTCAATGCTCTCTGGTGTCAGGGCATCCTCAG ACGCATTTTGACTGGAGAGGAGTCATTGTCAGAGAGCTGCAACTCAGCGAATTTCTGTACATCAGCAGACTGAGTGCTCTTGTGAAG GCATACCAGGAGCCTCTCACAGCAGCCCTCAATTCCAACAGAGCCATTCTCAGCTTTGCGGACATGCATGTTGTGCTGAGCCCCATTGCACAAATTCTGGACCTCAACAG GGGGTTCAAGGTAGATTTAGATGCCAGACTGCAGCAGTGGGGTGCAGAGCAGTGTGTTGGCGATGTGTGCGTGAAACTGTGCACACACTTCAGAGTGTACACAAACTACCTCAACAATTACACAACTGCTCTAAGTACCATTGACAAG TGCAGGGATGCAAAGCCAGCATTTCGAGCTTTCTTGAAGAGAACTGACAGAACTCTTGCAACACACATGCTGAG TTTACAGGAGCTGCTGCTGTGTCCAGTGTGGAGAATCCAGGAGTACACAACTCTGCTGCAAGCTCTGACTTTGCATACACATGACAGTCACCCTGATCACACACACCTCTCCTCTGCCCTTAACACCATGCAGCGATACACAAAGTTCATCCAAAAT CTGAAGCGCAACTGTGAAAGAGACCGGCTGTTGGAGGAAACCCAGCAGATGATCCAAGACTGTCCG AGGCTCAGAGAGGGAAACCGTCAGTTGATAACCAGTCAGGAAGCTGCTTTGCTATACAGCCCCAATGACCACATACCAGAGTCTCTCAG GACCTACGAGCATGTGGCAGATGTCAGCCTCTTCCTGTTCTCTGATATGTTGGTGTTGACGCGGAGGAAAAAGCAGCACACACCTTTCACAGTAGTGCACAGGAGCACACACACGTTCCTCGCCTCTGTGACGCTCGCCAGTCTGACTGTGAGGAGGATCACGCACTCACGTT ATGTGAAGCACGCCTTCATCCTGGAGGGGCCTTCACGCTCTTGGGTTTGTGCCACTGAGCGAGGCGATCAGATGAAGCACTTCCTGTGCGTGCTGAGCAGTGCCATGCAAACAACGCTGACATCCACGTGA
- the LOC133479813 gene encoding epithelial cell-transforming sequence 2 oncogene-like isoform X2: MEKKLNSHTLFSCWTPLSNHIENMQLFEERISLVLHWFDLWTDRQRKHMLHSLLTRCTKPQLRYCRDLLTEKLPLTQADFTAMLPRFLSLYIMSFLPPLDLCSAAQVSWHWRVLSEQDCLWARRCIRQGWFLPYTPGEKEFGAWKNHFISCLNTLDWLTPREAAHQYRTFNQPCEEVEEEEERLKESRMRQMIRANIQEEKRIAMRTRKGWSSSTKLGESRSHSIQSQTTILGTIFRTSGPPGLSLSTSSGLSLEKNMSRVSGPLSNYISRPAPLQSSSIYRHPATCLLLVSNRIPAYELVLSGVKADVIVVLYDHRGTLSALLCQVEGAVSGRTFQRLGLLAPGGTEEIHLFHNSCLSDRTLLTPAHRDFWEKLSMLVAPAEQSGGIDIFSPCAASTSGMAFMQKLAAVTGLKVWAPMGLATGSFQNIFGDWSDGSISAIGLSDPQPGGPALHYISEPVLQGWCRQVQWMEEALGEMKSCLDFRLQQVGLQAWGRALGHSLWERVRLEDLCLSEDLSMALTEGLTVLTKQEEMRPFEFLAAFLTKWSDEEEAREEKQVSQCSLVSGHPQTHFDWRGVIVRELQLSEFLYISRLSALVKAYQEPLTAALNSNRAILSFADMHVVLSPIAQILDLNRGFKVDLDARLQQWGAEQCVGDVCVKLCTHFRVYTNYLNNYTTALSTIDKCRDAKPAFRAFLKRTDRTLATHMLSLQELLLCPVWRIQEYTTLLQALTLHTHDSHPDHTHLSSALNTMQRYTKFIQNLKRNCERDRLLEETQQMIQDCPRLREGNRQLITSQEAALLYSPNDHIPESLRTYEHVADVSLFLFSDMLVLTRRKKQHTPFTVVHRSTHTFLASVTLASLTVRRITHSRYVKHAFILEGPSRSWVCATERGDQMKHFLCVLSSAMQTTLTST, translated from the exons ATGGAGAAGAAGCTGAACTCCCACACTCTGTTCAGCTGCTGGACCCCGTTGAGCAACCACATCGAGAACATGCAG TTATTTGAAGAAAGGATCAGTTTAGTGCTCCACTGGTTTGATCTGTGGACTGACCGACAGAGGAAACACATGCTGCATTCTCTTCTCACACGATGCACCAAGCCTCAGCTCAG GTACTGTAGAGATCTGCTGACTGAAAAACTTCCGTTGACCCAAGCGGATTTCACAGCGATGCTACCCCGTTTCCTGTCACTTTACATCATGTCCTTCCTGCCCCCTCTGGACCTTTGCTCTGCCGCCCAAGTCAGTTGGCACTGGAGGGTTCTATCTGAACAG GACTGTCTGTGGGCGAGGCGCTGCATACGACAAGGTTGGTTTCTTCCCTACACACCCGGAGAAAAAGAGTTTGGCGCTTGGAAGAACCACTTCATCTCTTGTCTCAACACACTGGACTGGCTGACTCCTCGTGAGGCAGCACACCAGTACCGGACATTTAACCAACCATGTGAAGaggtagaagaagaagaggagagaCTAAAAGAGAGCAGAATGAGGCAGATGATCAGAGCAAATATTCAAGAGGAGAAGA GAATAGCAATGAGAACCAGGAAAGGCTGGAGCAGCAGCACAAAGTTGGGGGAATCTAGAAGTCATAGCATCCAGAGCCAAACAACCATCCTTGGGACAATATTCAGGACCTCTGGACCTCCTGGCTTGAGTCTGTCCACAAGCAGTGGCCTGagcttggagaaaaacatgagcAG AGTTAGTGGCCCGCTGTCTAACTACATCTCCAGACCTGCACCACTACAGTCCTCCAGCATCTACAGACATCCTGCAACCTGCTTGCTGTTGGTCTCGAATAGAATTCCTGCTTACGAG CTGGTGCTGAGCGGCGTCAAGGCAGATGTAATTGTGGTCCTCTACGACCACCGAGGGACCCTGTCGGCACTGTTGTGCCAGGTGGAGGGGGCTGTTTCTGGGCGCACCTTTCAAAGGCTCGGCCTGTTAGCACCTGGAGGAACAGAGGAAATCCACCTATTTCACA ACAGCTGTTTATCAGACAGAACCCTTCTCACTCCAGCCCACCGAGATTTCTGGGAAAAACTGTCCATGCTAGTGGCCCCTGCTGAGCAAAGCGGTGGGATAGACATTTTCTCGCCATGTGCGGCATCAA CCTCAGGCATGGCATTCATGCAGAAGCTTGCCGCTGTTACAGGTCTGAAGGTTTGGGCACCAATGGGTCTCGCCACTGGAAGTTTTCAAAATA TCTTTGGTGATTGGTCTGATGGTAGTATCAGTGCCATCGGGCTCTCCGACCCACAACCGGGAGGGCCAGCGCTCCATTACATCAGTGAGCCAGTCCTGCAGGGCTGGTGCAGACAGGTACAGTGGATGGAGGAAGCACTCGGGGAGATGAAAAGCTGTCTGGATTTCCGGCTTCAGCAGGTTGGCCTTCAAGCCTGGGGCAGAGCTCTGG GTCATTCATTGTGGGAGAGAGTCCGTCTTGAGGATCTGTGTTTGTCCGAAGACCTTAGCATGGCGCTCACTGAAGGACTCACTGTTCTCACCAAACAGGAAGAG ATGAGACCGTTTGAGTTTCTCGCTGCCTTCCTGACGAAATGGAGTGACGAGGAGGAGGCCAGAGAGGAAAAACAAGTGTCTCAATGCTCTCTGGTGTCAGGGCATCCTCAG ACGCATTTTGACTGGAGAGGAGTCATTGTCAGAGAGCTGCAACTCAGCGAATTTCTGTACATCAGCAGACTGAGTGCTCTTGTGAAG GCATACCAGGAGCCTCTCACAGCAGCCCTCAATTCCAACAGAGCCATTCTCAGCTTTGCGGACATGCATGTTGTGCTGAGCCCCATTGCACAAATTCTGGACCTCAACAG GGGGTTCAAGGTAGATTTAGATGCCAGACTGCAGCAGTGGGGTGCAGAGCAGTGTGTTGGCGATGTGTGCGTGAAACTGTGCACACACTTCAGAGTGTACACAAACTACCTCAACAATTACACAACTGCTCTAAGTACCATTGACAAG TGCAGGGATGCAAAGCCAGCATTTCGAGCTTTCTTGAAGAGAACTGACAGAACTCTTGCAACACACATGCTGAG TTTACAGGAGCTGCTGCTGTGTCCAGTGTGGAGAATCCAGGAGTACACAACTCTGCTGCAAGCTCTGACTTTGCATACACATGACAGTCACCCTGATCACACACACCTCTCCTCTGCCCTTAACACCATGCAGCGATACACAAAGTTCATCCAAAAT CTGAAGCGCAACTGTGAAAGAGACCGGCTGTTGGAGGAAACCCAGCAGATGATCCAAGACTGTCCG AGGCTCAGAGAGGGAAACCGTCAGTTGATAACCAGTCAGGAAGCTGCTTTGCTATACAGCCCCAATGACCACATACCAGAGTCTCTCAG GACCTACGAGCATGTGGCAGATGTCAGCCTCTTCCTGTTCTCTGATATGTTGGTGTTGACGCGGAGGAAAAAGCAGCACACACCTTTCACAGTAGTGCACAGGAGCACACACACGTTCCTCGCCTCTGTGACGCTCGCCAGTCTGACTGTGAGGAGGATCACGCACTCACGTT ATGTGAAGCACGCCTTCATCCTGGAGGGGCCTTCACGCTCTTGGGTTTGTGCCACTGAGCGAGGCGATCAGATGAAGCACTTCCTGTGCGTGCTGAGCAGTGCCATGCAAACAACGCTGACATCCACGTGA